One window from the genome of Thermomicrobiales bacterium encodes:
- a CDS encoding class A beta-lactamase-related serine hydrolase: MSDIVAAAQTLIDEFEGEAAYLAYNITTGEEGGYRADAIMPTASTIKLLVLAEVARQVDAGLIELGQLLPLVPEDQTGGSGILKDLSPDVKLSVRDIATLMIALSDNIATNALIRLCGRERIEQSGREWGMTATTLKSGDWPERNARQYAASTPHDIVALLRLIATDALVSPEASALVRDILVTQQYHDQIGRYLPFGQYDRAGAVHNGQVVVRSKSGFMTDGNGAVRVDAGIIEIDGEQRYVLCLMTERHPELAFNSEHPGAILNGHISRIIFDAWS, from the coding sequence GTGAGCGACATTGTGGCAGCCGCCCAGACGCTGATTGACGAGTTTGAGGGCGAAGCCGCGTATCTCGCGTACAACATCACAACCGGCGAAGAAGGCGGCTACCGCGCTGACGCCATCATGCCAACCGCCTCAACGATCAAGCTGCTCGTGCTGGCCGAGGTCGCCCGACAGGTCGACGCCGGTCTGATTGAACTCGGTCAGCTGCTGCCGCTGGTGCCGGAGGATCAGACTGGTGGCTCGGGCATTCTCAAGGACCTGTCGCCGGATGTGAAGCTCTCAGTGCGTGACATCGCCACGCTCATGATCGCCCTCTCGGACAACATCGCGACGAACGCGCTCATCCGCCTCTGCGGGCGCGAGCGGATCGAGCAATCCGGCCGCGAGTGGGGCATGACCGCCACGACGCTGAAATCGGGCGACTGGCCGGAGCGCAACGCCCGGCAGTACGCCGCCAGCACCCCGCACGACATCGTGGCGCTGCTGCGCCTGATCGCGACCGACGCGCTCGTCTCGCCGGAGGCGTCGGCGCTCGTGCGCGACATTCTGGTGACGCAGCAGTATCACGACCAGATCGGTCGCTACCTGCCGTTCGGACAGTACGACCGGGCCGGGGCTGTCCACAACGGACAGGTCGTCGTCCGCTCCAAGAGCGGCTTCATGACCGATGGCAACGGCGCGGTGCGCGTCGATGCCGGGATCATTGAGATCGACGGTGAGCAGCGCTACGTCCTGTGTCTGATGACTGAGCGCCACCCGGAACTGGCCTTCAACAGTGAGCACCCGGGCGCGATCCTCAATGGCCACATCTCGCGGATCATCTTCGACGCCTGGAGCTGA
- a CDS encoding nuclear transport factor 2 family protein, with protein sequence MQATPPVSVETLEAIADAFNAHDLDAVMAFFAEDSVLEMPRGPHPWGQRYEGAAAVREGLAGRFAGMPDVHYGDAKHWVCGDFGVSEWTLTGTTTTGTRIEVCGSDHYTFRDGKVIRKNSYWKIVEP encoded by the coding sequence ATGCAGGCAACACCTCCCGTCTCCGTCGAAACGCTTGAAGCGATTGCCGACGCGTTCAACGCGCACGATCTGGACGCTGTGATGGCGTTCTTCGCTGAGGACTCTGTGCTGGAGATGCCGCGCGGGCCACACCCGTGGGGGCAACGGTACGAGGGTGCAGCGGCCGTCCGCGAAGGACTGGCCGGGCGCTTTGCTGGCATGCCCGATGTGCATTACGGTGACGCGAAGCACTGGGTTTGCGGTGATTTCGGTGTCTCCGAGTGGACGCTGACCGGCACAACGACAACTGGCACGCGCATCGAGGTGTGCGGCAGCGACCACTACACCTTCCGGGACGGCAAAGTCATCCGGAAGAACTCCTACTGGAAGATCGTCGAACCCTGA
- a CDS encoding Xaa-Pro peptidase family protein: MAHIRLPDNEYIERRAKILETIGQRGMTGLVLFNPNKVGYFSRFTFIQTERPMAYVLTANHSGLLIPMLEREHAEEYAMVDTILPYPEYPGERHPLEYLKDLLIDMGLQNAQIGVDSDGYGQVYGYRGPKVSELLPDATVTSVNDDIEYMQMLNTEAELDLIRESCKWGNLAHQYLQEFSEVGVGESDIALRASLKASLEMMQELGSEYRPMTMGLPASAGFRGQVGKDSALPHAISSNVKLQKGDVLVTGAGAAVWGYGSELERTMVMGEPSKEQETYFNHMFTLQTLAMDAIKPGVTCASVDREVMRYYREHNLMDTWRHHSGHAKSQLIHEAPFLDVGDERMIEVGMVFTVEPGIYVPGFGGFRHSDTVAVTETGIEMLTFYPRDLASLTIAV, from the coding sequence CAGCGCGGCATGACCGGCCTGGTGCTGTTCAACCCCAACAAGGTCGGCTACTTCAGCCGCTTCACCTTCATCCAGACCGAGCGACCGATGGCCTACGTGCTGACCGCGAACCACTCCGGGCTGCTCATCCCGATGCTCGAACGCGAGCACGCCGAAGAGTACGCGATGGTCGACACCATCCTGCCCTATCCCGAATACCCTGGTGAGCGCCACCCGCTGGAATATCTCAAGGACCTGCTGATCGACATGGGCCTGCAGAACGCCCAGATCGGCGTCGATTCCGACGGCTACGGGCAGGTCTACGGCTATCGCGGGCCGAAGGTCAGCGAGCTGTTGCCAGATGCCACGGTCACCAGTGTGAACGACGACATCGAGTACATGCAGATGCTCAATACCGAGGCTGAGCTGGACCTGATCCGCGAGAGCTGCAAGTGGGGCAACCTCGCCCACCAGTATCTGCAGGAGTTTAGTGAGGTCGGGGTCGGCGAATCCGACATCGCGCTACGTGCATCGCTCAAGGCCAGCCTGGAGATGATGCAAGAACTCGGCTCGGAGTACCGCCCGATGACGATGGGGCTACCGGCCAGCGCCGGATTCCGCGGCCAGGTCGGCAAAGACTCGGCTCTGCCGCACGCCATCTCCAGCAACGTCAAGCTGCAGAAGGGCGACGTTCTGGTGACTGGTGCCGGTGCGGCGGTCTGGGGCTACGGCAGCGAACTGGAACGCACAATGGTCATGGGCGAGCCGAGCAAGGAGCAGGAGACGTACTTCAACCACATGTTCACGCTCCAGACGCTGGCGATGGACGCCATCAAGCCGGGCGTCACCTGCGCCTCGGTCGACCGCGAGGTCATGCGCTACTACCGTGAGCACAACCTGATGGACACCTGGCGACACCACTCCGGCCATGCAAAATCCCAACTGATCCACGAAGCGCCGTTCCTTGACGTCGGCGACGAGCGGATGATCGAAGTCGGCATGGTCTTCACTGTCGAACCGGGCATTTACGTCCCCGGCTTCGGCGGCTTCCGCCACTCCGACACCGTCGCCGTCACCGAGACGGGCATCGAGATGCTGACGTTCTATCCGCGAGATCTGGCAAGCTTGACGATTGCTGTGTGA